The stretch of DNA CGGGCAGGATCACCTTGCGCAGGGTTTCCCAGCGGGTGGCGCTGAGGCTGCGACTGAGCTGCAGCCAGCGTGGGTCGAGTTGACGCACACCGGCCACGGTGTTGAGCAGGATCGGCCACACCGCAGCGAAGGTCAGCAGAAAGTAGATCGGCTGATCGCCAACCCCCATCAGCATCACCACCACCGGCATCCACGACAGCGGCGAGATCATCCGCAGAAACTGAAACGCCGGCGTGGTCGCCGCTTCCAGATGCCGGTAGCTGCCGATCATCAGCCCCAGCGGTACACCAATCAGCAATGCCAGCAGCAGGCCGAGCAGAATCCGCTTCAGGCTGACCAACACATGCTCGTACAGCTCCGGGCGCAGCAGCAGTTCGCCGAGGCTGGCCAGCGTGGTTTCCGGGGAAAAGCGCAACGCCAGGCTGTCGTTGCCGCCGAGCAGATGCACGCCCAGCCACCACAACAGCAACAGGCACAACAGCCCGGCGACACCCAGCGCGCCGTGCAAGGTCGAGGAAGATCGCTGACGCATCAGAGGCTGAACTCCTCGCTGCGCTCGAAGCTTTCCGGCAAGCCGAATGCCTTCATCCCGCCGACTGCAGCAATGGCATTACGCACGAAGCGATCGTCCACCAGATCCCTGGCGGACTGCTGCGGATCAAGGCTGGCGAGAAAACCCTTGTCGCCTTCGATCAAAGTGTCCTTCAGGCGCTTGACCAGTTCCTCGGTGTAGCTGGGGAACGGGTACGGCTGGAAATCGATGCGCTGCTCGTCCCAATGGCTGTGCTGGATCGCCCCGCTGCTCAGGTACAACTCACGGTCGCTGGCGGCCGGCGACAGCACCCGGTCGAGCACTGGTTGCGCGTGGGGCGTGTAGCGATTGGCGCCGTCCTTGGACAGCAGTTTGGCCGCCTCGGCGCGGTTGTCGCGGGTCCAGACCTGCGCCTTGACGATGGCGTTGACCACTTTCTGCGACCACTCGGGGCGGTTGTTCAGGTCCTGCTCGTGCATGAACACCACACAGCAGGCGTGATTGCGCCAGACGTCGCCGGTAAAGCGCTGCACGCGACCGACCTTGAGTTCCTCGGCCAGCGCGTTGAACGGCTCGGCGACGATGTAGCCGGCAATCCGTTTGGTCGCCAGGGCCGGCGGCATGTCCGACGGCGGCAGCACCAGCAGGTTGACCTCGTTCGGCGCCAACGCGGCGCTGGCCGGCTTGCTCACCGGCACCAGGCCGTGATCGCGCAACAGCTGCTGCACTACCACGTTATGGATCGAATACCAGAACGGAATCGCCACCGACTGCCCGCCCAGTTGCTTGACCTCGGTGATGCCCGGCGCCACGGTC from Pseudomonas sp. P8_229 encodes:
- a CDS encoding ABC transporter substrate-binding protein translates to MCLDDFTHTRRDFLKLSALLTAGGALPLLNSLNARAASEPNAPVRIGYLPITDATPLLVAHNNGLFEAEGIKAERPVLLRSWAQVIEAFISGQVNVIHLLSPMTVWARYGSKVPAKVVAWNHVGGSGLTVAPGITEVKQLGGQSVAIPFWYSIHNVVVQQLLRDHGLVPVSKPASAALAPNEVNLLVLPPSDMPPALATKRIAGYIVAEPFNALAEELKVGRVQRFTGDVWRNHACCVVFMHEQDLNNRPEWSQKVVNAIVKAQVWTRDNRAEAAKLLSKDGANRYTPHAQPVLDRVLSPAASDRELYLSSGAIQHSHWDEQRIDFQPYPFPSYTEELVKRLKDTLIEGDKGFLASLDPQQSARDLVDDRFVRNAIAAVGGMKAFGLPESFERSEEFSL
- a CDS encoding ABC transporter permease; translated protein: MRQRSSSTLHGALGVAGLLCLLLLWWLGVHLLGGNDSLALRFSPETTLASLGELLLRPELYEHVLVSLKRILLGLLLALLIGVPLGLMIGSYRHLEAATTPAFQFLRMISPLSWMPVVVMLMGVGDQPIYFLLTFAAVWPILLNTVAGVRQLDPRWLQLSRSLSATRWETLRKVILPGVLGHVLTGVRLSIGILWIVLVPCEMLGVSAGLGYFILDTRDRLAYSELMAMVLLIGVLGFALDAFARWLHRRWAPA